One Cohnella candidum genomic region harbors:
- the hslV gene encoding ATP-dependent protease subunit HslV — protein sequence MSGQFHATTICAVRHNGKGAIAGDGQVTFGNSMVMKHTAKKVRRLYRGQVLAGFAGSVADAITLFEKFEGKLEEHHGNLQRAAVELAKDWRSDRVLRRLEAMMIVVDATGMLLLSGNGEVIEPDDGILAIGSGGSFALAAARALHRHAPHMEAKEIAREALQVAAEICVFTNSNLVVEEI from the coding sequence ATGAGCGGTCAGTTCCACGCCACGACGATATGCGCGGTGCGACACAACGGCAAGGGCGCGATCGCCGGCGACGGCCAGGTCACGTTCGGCAACAGCATGGTCATGAAGCATACGGCCAAAAAAGTGCGCAGGCTCTATCGCGGACAGGTGCTGGCCGGCTTCGCGGGCTCCGTCGCCGACGCGATCACGCTGTTCGAGAAGTTCGAAGGCAAGCTGGAGGAGCATCACGGCAACCTGCAGCGTGCGGCGGTCGAGCTGGCGAAGGATTGGCGCTCCGACCGGGTACTCCGGCGGCTTGAAGCGATGATGATCGTGGTCGATGCGACGGGCATGCTTCTGCTCTCCGGCAACGGAGAAGTGATCGAGCCGGACGACGGCATCCTCGCCATCGGTTCGGGGGGCAGCTTCGCCCTTGCGGCCGCGCGCGCCTTGCATCGGCATGCGCCGCACATGGAAGCGAAGGAAATCGCGCGCGAGGCGCTCCAGGTCGCGGCCGAAATTTGCGTGTTCACGAACAGCAATCTCGTCGTTGAAGAGATCTAA